The genomic DNA CTGTTGTTACTTGGCTATAGTACGATCGCCATTGCAGAAGTTTCATTAGTCGACGAGCGCGTAAAAGGAGAACTCGCCACATCTGAAAAGCCATTTGTGATCACCCCGCACAAGGCCAATTACCTTCTACCAGTGACTTACCAAACCCGCACTAACGCATTGCCATTTGAGAGTAAATATCCAGATGAAGACTTCACCATTGATAACTTAGAAGCAAAGTTTCAAATCAGTTTTAAATTTCCAATTATGTATAACGTTTTTGGTGATAATGGCCATTTGTTCTTTGCCTACACCAATCAATCTTATTGGCAGGTTTATAACGAAGATGCGTCGTCTCCCTTTCGTGAAACTAACCACGAACCTGAAGTGTTTATGTTATTTAATAATGATTGGAAAATTGGCGGTTTTACTAACTCATTTTTAGGCATTGGCGCGGTACACCAGTCTAATGGCCAGACCAATCAATTGTCACGCAGCTGGAACCGAATTTATGGCAGTGCGGTATTTGACCGTGGTCCATTCGCACTGGGGCTTAGAGTGTGGTGGCGTCTACCAGAAGATGAAAAAGAAAACATTAATGTTGCTAAAGGTGATGATAACCCTGATATCAACCGCTATATGGGCAACTTTGAATTAACCGGAGTTTACGGCTTAAATGAGCATCGTTTTACCATGCTACTGCGTAACAACTTACGCGATACCAATCGCGGCGCTGTTGAATTGACTTGGAGTTATCCGATTATTGGTACATTACGTATTTATACTCAGTACTTTAATGGTTATGGTGAAAGCTTAATTGACTATAATCATCATAATCAGCGTGTTGGTATTGGTATTGCGTTAAATGACATTCTATAACATACGCGATTAACGTCGATTAAATCCGCAAGTGATCAACACTAAAGTGGCATGTGTGCCACATAAAAAAAGGTGACCATTGGGTCACCTTTTTAGTTTCGTTAACCATCTTGTGGTTTACGTCGCTTTAGCGAAACAGCCTTAATAAAAGCGGTTAACAGAAGCTACTTAGCACTGGCTTTGCTGTTTACTATAGAGCCAATCACTAAGCCTTTATCGGTAAAGTCTACCGACATCTGTAAACGCATATTGTAGTCTTTTAATATGAGCAACTCTTCTGGCATCGGTTCGCCACTCATTTCTACCATATCGACTAATGGGGCAAACATTTTCTGATAATCAACAGATAAGTTAACAAACCCATTAGACTCAAGAGTTTGCTTAAACATCAAATCAGCTAACTCTGTACCTCTATCGCCAGTATAAGCCACTAAATGATTACCTTTGATGGCTAATTTAGCGCTAACACCTAATTCAGGCGGTAACATTAACATGGGGGTAATGTCGACCGGATCACCATTATCTTTTAAGTCCACATTTGCCAGCGGTGGATAAAATGGCCTCATCATATCCACTAACATCATCGGCTTTTCAGCCGAAACGCTTATCAATGCATCTAGCTTTTCAAAGCTAGGCTGGCCATTTTTCTCGGTCAACTGGTAATCTGCTAGCGTCACACTGATGCCTTTAACACCATTCGCCATACCAGCCATCATGCCAAGCATCGCTGGATTGAGCTCACTTAACTCTGATTGCATTTGAGCCAGTGCAGTACATTGATATTGCGGTGTTTGTAAATCTTTCCATACTTCATTCAATGCTGGAGCTAATTGCTTCACATCAAGCCCAAACGCAACTGATAAGATATTGTCATGACCGTTACTGGCAAATGATGGTACAAAACCACGCATTTTATTTAAGGCAGACAAAATCACTTGATTGTTACTTTCAATCACCACTGCCGCATCGATAGTGCTTTCTTCGCGGGTAATTGAGTATGAGTTGAGTCCCATCACACTGCGTGGCCAATTGGCCGCTATCGCATTAAACTCGGTTTGGCACACAGGGGTTTTCAGTTGTGCAAATGGATCTTCGCCCTGTATTTCAATCATTTTGGTCATTTGCTTGGCCAGCATATTGCCGTCTGTCGACGTTAACCCTTTGACCAATTCAACATGGTTAATAAAGCTAATACTGTTTTGCATAAAACCATGAGTATTGGCAATGTCTTGCAACAGGGTAGTTTCGCTAATAGGGTGCTCAACTTTCTTCTCACCCAACGCGGTTTCAAGTAATTGAGGGGTGTTTAATGACGTATTCAAGGTCACCGTTAACCAGCCATCTTTAACGGAAAATACAACCTCAGCGTGTTCTTTTTCATCAACATCGGTTAATGCATAACCACGATATTCAACATTACCCGACTTGCCCATGGTGTGAGTTAAGCCGCTTTCCTGCTCGGCGCGATCTAATTCCGCCCAGAATGCTGCAGGATTGCTGATCTCAATTTTCATTACCGGCAATGCGCCTAAAGTATAAAAATAACTCTTAATTGAATCCGCTAAACCGTATGTTGATAGCAAGGTCTCAGGGTTAGGCAACACAGTCATGTATTGCTTATATAAACTGACAAAAAAGCGCTCTTGAGCTGATGAGCTATCATCGAGCGACAACATTTTATCCTTATCATAAGCTTGATAATTGCCAGCAATGCTATACAAATAATCTTTTAATGGAAATGGCACTAACTGCCCAGAAAACGCTAATGTATCAGCAGGGATATAGTCCAACATTGGGTCGTTTTTAACCACTGACGTCCCTTGTTGCGACAGAAAATATCCACCAGCACCAACAGCCAATACCACAGCAGCAATTGCCATTTTATTCATCTATAAACTCCAATTTATATTATTGTTAACTCTTCCTTGAAATGAGTTAGCGTTTAAACATTTATTATCTTTTTGGGATAAGCATTATCGATTACATCGATAAACTGCGGATTAATTTAGCATTAAATGTTAATAAGCGCATTAGATGTTACCTTTTGGGGGATATTTATCCTGAAAACCGCACCTGTAAAAAACCAATACGCCAAAAAGACAGCTTATTATCTAACGAGTTTTGAGAGGGAATTTGACGAGATAAAAGTGAAAATCAACAAGCATTAAGCAGGCAATAATTCAAACATCTGATTTCCCGATAACTCAAACCGCTGAGTTATCGGGAACAACCGAATCGATTACTTATACGCTAACAAGTCAATCAATGTGCTCGAGGACGCGAGCGAAGCTTTTGAAGGTACGTGGACTGCAAAAACAATCCCAAAACGTCTACAAAAAACCATCTACAGGAATCATTAAACGTAGACTATTATCGCCGCAATTGCATAAAAGTTTACATAAAATATAGTCCGTTTTCGCTCAAACCAGTCCATCAATCG from Shewanella psychromarinicola includes the following:
- a CDS encoding phospholipase A — protein: MIKITQYVGLSLLLLGYSTIAIAEVSLVDERVKGELATSEKPFVITPHKANYLLPVTYQTRTNALPFESKYPDEDFTIDNLEAKFQISFKFPIMYNVFGDNGHLFFAYTNQSYWQVYNEDASSPFRETNHEPEVFMLFNNDWKIGGFTNSFLGIGAVHQSNGQTNQLSRSWNRIYGSAVFDRGPFALGLRVWWRLPEDEKENINVAKGDDNPDINRYMGNFELTGVYGLNEHRFTMLLRNNLRDTNRGAVELTWSYPIIGTLRIYTQYFNGYGESLIDYNHHNQRVGIGIALNDIL